GTTCAATGTTCCCTTGGTGGGCTTGGTCCGGCTGTCGGTGGTGTCGCGCGCGGCGCCAACCAGCACGGAACTGGTCCAGTGAATGCCCTTGGACTCCTGGATGAGATAGGAGGGATTGATGTTGGTGTGGTACACGTCGTCGCGGGTCAGGCGATAGTCCCAACGGAGGGTGGTATACTCGCCCAGGGGATAGCCGAACCTGAGCACCGCGCCTTGCGACTGTTTGTAGTAGTCGGAGTAGCGGCGGAAGGTGCTGAATGCGTCCACCCCACCCGAGACGTTGGAATCGTAGATGGCCGGGTTGGTGAAGGAGAGCACGAAACGGTTGGTCACGCCGGAGAACATGCCCTGGAACTGGGCGTTGTACCCCTTGCCGAAGAGATTGCGTTCCGTGACCGAGCCGCCCACGAACACGGAGTCGTAAGTGGAGTAGCCCACACCGGCGGAAATGGAGCCGGTGTTCTTGTCCTTGACCTTGACCCGGACGTCCACCTCGGTGGGGTTCTCGGTGGGCACGGTCTCCACGTCAACCTTTTCGAAGTAGTCGAGCTTGTTCAGGCGCTCGTTGGAGCGTTTGAGCTTGGTGCCGGAGAACAGGTCGCCGTCGGAGAGCCGGAGCTCGCGGCGGATGACGTTTTCGCGGGTGCGATCGTTTCCTTCCACGGTCACGCGGCGAACGTAGACCTTCTGGCCTTTTTTCAGGTTGTAGACCACGTCGACGATCTTTTCCTCGCCGCGTTTGTTCATGTCGATGTCGGTTTCGGCGAAGGCATAGCCCTGGTCGGAATACAACTCGTTCAACCTGGTGATGTCGTCACGCACCACGGAGCGGTCGAAGAATTCCTTCTTCTTGGCCAGTTCGGTCAGCTTGGCGGTCTCGCGCAGCTTCTTGTCGTCAAGAAGCAGGTCGCCCTTGAAGTCCACATTGCCGACCTTGTAGCGGTCGCCCTCTTCCACCTGGACGGTGATGTAGATGCCGTCGTCTTTGATATCCACCTGGGGCTGGCCAACACGGGCGTCAATGAAGCCCCGGTTGGTGTAGTAGTTCTCGATGGCGGCGGAGTCACGGTCGAGCAGTTCTTCCTTGAGCACACCGGTCTGCAAGAGCCAGGAGAGGAAGCCCTTTTCCTTGAGCCCCATCTGGTCCTTGAGGTCGGAAGGATCGACCTGCTTGGCACCCTGGATGGTGATCTTCTTGATGTAGAGCTTCTGCGCTTCCTTGACCACGATATTGAGCCTGGCCATGCGCGGGTCGGTCTGCTCGAGCTTGTACTCGACCGACGTCTGGTAATAGCCCTTCTTGCGGTAGAGCTCGCGGACTTTTTCCAGATCGTCCGCCAGAACCTGCATGTTGAGCACCGAACCTGTCTTGGTGCCCATGGCCTCCAGGATGTCGTCCTTTTTGATCTCGGAGTTGCCGACAACGCTGACCGCCTGAATGCGCGGCTTTTCCTTGACCACGAAGACCACGCGCTTGCCGCCACGGGCATCTTCGATGCGTATCTGCACGTCCTCGAAATAGCCGAGTTCATAAAGACGCTTGAGGTCGTCGTTGACGGTCTTGGTGTCGTAGGGTTCGCCAGCCTGGGTCTTGACCTTGAGCAGGACAACGTCCTTCTCCAGGGCGTTGTTGCCCTCCACGTCAAGCTCGACGACTTTGTCGCCAGAGGCGGAAGGAGTGACGTCGGGCTTTAACTTCTGGGCAAGCTCGTCGATGGCCGAAGCCAGGGCCATCACGCCGGGACGGGTGACGTAGGCGGCGGCGGGCTCGCCGGAGCCTGAGACCGCCACGGACTTGGCGTCGATGGAAATGGCGTCGCCAGCCTGGTTGACGGTGCCGAATATGGCTGCCGAGGCGCCGGCGGTGCGCGCCGCCTG
This genomic interval from Desulfovibrio sp. contains the following:
- the bamA gene encoding outer membrane protein assembly factor BamA, producing MRGHKRIGLILAFLATSLLGVALSAFAQAGGGKVLVLPFAVNAPGDKEALRKSVNQLLVERLKQQGVAVVDSAAAAAALKGKKDITSVSEARQAARTAGASAAIFGTVNQAGDAISIDAKSVAVSGSGEPAAAYVTRPGVMALASAIDELAQKLKPDVTPSASGDKVVELDVEGNNALEKDVVLLKVKTQAGEPYDTKTVNDDLKRLYELGYFEDVQIRIEDARGGKRVVFVVKEKPRIQAVSVVGNSEIKKDDILEAMGTKTGSVLNMQVLADDLEKVRELYRKKGYYQTSVEYKLEQTDPRMARLNIVVKEAQKLYIKKITIQGAKQVDPSDLKDQMGLKEKGFLSWLLQTGVLKEELLDRDSAAIENYYTNRGFIDARVGQPQVDIKDDGIYITVQVEEGDRYKVGNVDFKGDLLLDDKKLRETAKLTELAKKKEFFDRSVVRDDITRLNELYSDQGYAFAETDIDMNKRGEEKIVDVVYNLKKGQKVYVRRVTVEGNDRTRENVIRRELRLSDGDLFSGTKLKRSNERLNKLDYFEKVDVETVPTENPTEVDVRVKVKDKNTGSISAGVGYSTYDSVFVGGSVTERNLFGKGYNAQFQGMFSGVTNRFVLSFTNPAIYDSNVSGGVDAFSTFRRYSDYYKQSQGAVLRFGYPLGEYTTLRWDYRLTRDDVYHTNINPSYLIQESKGIHWTSSVLVGAARDTTDSRTKPTKGTLNDVSLEYAGLGGDRGFIKAYYSFNYYYPLFWETVFHVRAQTGFLFENGFGDVPVFERFYLGGIGNVRGYETDKISPKDHRTNERIGGDTTYFTNIEYIFPISKQYGVYGLGFFDAGNSIWRMRDGFDLSFVKSIGAGVRWFSPMGLIRVEAGYGLDEIQHSQQHFQIGFTMGNTF